From the Roseateles sp. XES5 genome, one window contains:
- a CDS encoding carboxyl transferase domain-containing protein, whose translation MPVLPSAVNTRSETFATNRKAMLDALALVEEAATLAMDGGGPKARERHVSRGKLLPRDRVAQLLDPGSAFLEIGLTAGHGLYDGASPSGGVIAGIGRVAGVECVIVCNDATVKGGTYYPITVKKHLRAQEIAQQNRLPCIYLVDSGGANLPNQDEVFPDRDHFGRIFYNQANLSAQGVPQIAVVMGSCTAGGAYVPAMSDETIIVKNQGTIFLGGPPLVKAATGEVVTAEDLGGGDVHTRLSGVADHLARDDRHALEIARQIAANLNMRKPEITKSGAGDAPLYDPEELLGIVPADTRKPFDVREVIARIVDGSEFDEFKARYGATLVCGFAHIEGMPVGIVANNGILFAESANKGAHFIELCCQRKIPLVFLQNITGFMVGRKYENEGIARAGAKMVTAVACAQVPKFTVIIGGSFGAGNYGMCGRAYSPRFLWMWPNARISVMGGEQAASVLATVKRDGIEAKGGAWSAEEEEAFKQPTIDMFARQSHPLYASARLWDDGIVDPRKTRDVLSLSLSAALNAPVEPTRFGVFRM comes from the coding sequence ATGCCGGTGCTTCCCTCGGCCGTGAACACGCGCAGCGAGACCTTTGCGACCAACCGCAAGGCGATGCTCGACGCACTGGCTCTGGTGGAAGAGGCGGCGACCCTCGCCATGGATGGCGGCGGGCCGAAGGCGCGCGAACGTCACGTTTCCCGCGGCAAGCTCCTGCCGCGCGACCGGGTGGCGCAACTGCTCGATCCCGGCTCCGCCTTCCTCGAAATCGGCCTTACCGCCGGCCACGGCCTCTATGACGGCGCCTCGCCCTCCGGCGGCGTGATTGCCGGCATCGGCCGGGTGGCCGGTGTGGAATGCGTGATCGTCTGCAATGACGCCACGGTCAAGGGCGGCACCTACTACCCCATCACGGTGAAGAAGCATCTGCGCGCGCAGGAGATCGCGCAGCAGAACCGCCTGCCCTGCATCTATCTGGTGGACAGCGGCGGCGCCAATCTGCCCAACCAGGACGAGGTCTTCCCGGACCGCGACCACTTTGGCCGCATCTTCTACAACCAGGCCAATCTCAGCGCCCAGGGCGTGCCCCAGATCGCGGTGGTGATGGGCTCCTGCACCGCGGGCGGCGCCTATGTGCCGGCCATGAGCGACGAGACCATCATCGTCAAGAACCAGGGCACCATCTTCCTGGGCGGCCCGCCCCTGGTGAAGGCGGCCACCGGCGAGGTGGTGACGGCCGAGGACCTGGGCGGCGGCGATGTGCACACCCGCCTCTCCGGCGTGGCCGACCATCTGGCCCGCGACGACCGCCACGCGCTGGAAATCGCCCGGCAGATCGCCGCAAACCTCAATATGCGTAAGCCAGAGATTACGAAATCCGGCGCCGGAGACGCCCCGCTCTACGATCCGGAAGAGCTGCTCGGCATCGTGCCGGCCGACACGCGCAAGCCCTTCGATGTGCGCGAGGTCATCGCCCGCATCGTGGACGGTTCGGAGTTCGATGAGTTCAAGGCGCGCTATGGGGCAACCCTGGTCTGCGGCTTCGCCCATATCGAGGGCATGCCGGTGGGCATCGTGGCCAATAACGGCATCCTGTTTGCCGAGAGCGCCAACAAGGGCGCGCACTTCATCGAGCTCTGCTGCCAGCGCAAGATCCCGCTGGTATTCCTGCAGAACATCACCGGCTTCATGGTGGGCCGCAAGTACGAGAACGAGGGCATTGCCCGCGCCGGCGCCAAGATGGTGACAGCCGTGGCCTGCGCCCAGGTGCCCAAGTTCACCGTCATCATCGGCGGCTCGTTCGGCGCCGGCAACTACGGCATGTGCGGCCGCGCCTACTCGCCCCGCTTCCTGTGGATGTGGCCCAACGCGCGCATCAGCGTGATGGGCGGCGAGCAGGCCGCCAGCGTGCTGGCCACGGTCAAGCGCGACGGCATCGAGGCCAAGGGCGGTGCCTGGAGCGCGGAGGAAGAAGAAGCCTTCAAGCAGCCGACCATCGACATGTTCGCCCGCCAGAGCCATCCGCTCTATGCTTCGGCCAGGCTCTGGGACGACGGCATCGTCGATCCGCGCAAGACGCGCGACGTGCTTTCGCTTTCGCTGTCGGCGGCGCTCAACGCGCCCGTCGAGCCCACCCGTTTCGGCGTCTTCAGGATGTAG
- a CDS encoding isovaleryl-CoA dehydrogenase — protein sequence MYDAGMSFGLGEDIEALRESVRRFAMDRIAPRAAEIDHKDQFPMDLWRKMGELGVLGITVGEEYGGAGMGYLAHMVAMEEISRASASVGLSYGAHSNLCVNQIKRNGNEAQRKKYLPKLISGEHVGALAMSEPGAGSDVISMKLKAEDKGGYYLLNGSKMWITNGPDADTLVVYAKTEPELGARGVTAFLIEKGMPGFSIAQKLDKLGMRGSHTGELVFQNVEVPAENVLGGLNMGAKVLMSGLDYERAVLTGGPLGIMQSVMDNIVPYIHDRKQFGQSIGEFQLIQGKVADMYVALNACRAYVYAVASACDRGETTRKDAAGCILYSAEMATKLALDAIQSLGGNGYINEYPLGRLWRDAKLYEIGAGTSEIRRMLIGREIFQETL from the coding sequence ATGTATGACGCCGGCATGAGCTTCGGGCTTGGCGAGGACATCGAAGCGCTGCGCGAAAGCGTGCGGCGCTTCGCCATGGACCGCATCGCCCCGCGCGCGGCCGAGATCGACCACAAGGACCAGTTCCCCATGGACCTGTGGCGCAAGATGGGCGAGCTGGGCGTGCTGGGCATCACCGTGGGTGAGGAGTACGGCGGCGCGGGTATGGGCTACCTCGCCCATATGGTGGCCATGGAGGAGATCAGCCGCGCCAGCGCCTCGGTGGGCCTGAGCTATGGCGCACACAGCAATCTCTGCGTGAACCAGATCAAGCGCAATGGCAACGAGGCCCAGCGCAAGAAGTACCTGCCCAAGCTGATCAGCGGCGAGCATGTGGGCGCACTGGCCATGAGCGAGCCGGGCGCGGGCTCGGACGTGATCAGCATGAAGCTCAAGGCTGAGGACAAGGGCGGCTACTACCTGCTCAACGGCTCCAAGATGTGGATCACCAACGGCCCCGACGCCGACACCCTGGTGGTCTATGCCAAGACCGAGCCCGAGCTGGGCGCACGCGGCGTGACCGCCTTCCTGATCGAGAAGGGCATGCCCGGCTTCAGCATCGCGCAGAAGCTGGACAAGCTGGGCATGCGCGGCAGCCACACCGGCGAGCTGGTCTTCCAGAACGTGGAGGTGCCGGCCGAGAACGTGCTGGGCGGCCTGAACATGGGCGCCAAGGTGCTGATGTCGGGCCTGGACTATGAGCGCGCCGTGCTCACCGGCGGCCCGCTGGGCATCATGCAGAGCGTGATGGACAACATCGTGCCCTACATCCACGACCGCAAGCAGTTCGGCCAGAGCATCGGCGAGTTCCAGCTGATCCAGGGCAAGGTGGCCGACATGTATGTCGCGCTCAATGCCTGCCGCGCCTATGTCTATGCCGTGGCGAGCGCCTGCGACCGGGGCGAGACGACGCGCAAGGATGCAGCCGGCTGCATCCTCTATTCCGCCGAGATGGCGACGAAACTGGCGCTCGACGCCATCCAGTCGCTCGGCGGCAACGGCTATATCAATGAGTACCCGCTGGGCCGCCTCTGGCGTGATGCCAAGCTCTATGAGATTGGCGCCGGCACCTCCGAGATCCGCCGCATGCTGATCGGCCGTGAAATCTTTCAGGAGACGCTGTAA
- a CDS encoding indolepyruvate ferredoxin oxidoreductase family protein has protein sequence MLKQSFSLEDKYTAEEGRIFLSGIQALVRLPIVQMRRDRAAGLNTAAFISGYRGSPLGGYDQQLAKAGKHLAAHDIVFRPGVNEDLAATAVWGTQQLHLSPGARYDGVAGYWYGKGPGVDRCGDVLKHANAAGTSKHGGVLCFAGDDHSAKSSSIPHQSDHAFMSALIPVLYPSSIHEFVEYGLLGTAMSRYSGCWVGMKFIADTVETTASVDLAGERRQFVIPEDFELPPGGLSLRWPDPPLPQDERLQTYKGYAAIAFARANRVDEVTHDVPRARFGIIASGKAYEDVLQALKELSLGPAEMAEIGMRVYKVRMPWPLEPEGVREFSQGLEEVLVVEERREIIENQIKQQLFNWHPGERPRIIGKFDHQDHPFLPLSQALTVGMVARAIASRLLQFDFDAGLKTVISDELAYLLEREKIRKTHTAPVERVPYFCSGCPHNTSTKVPEGSRAAAGIGCHYMVQWMDRDTMTFTHMGAEGVPWSGIAPFTDEKHMFVNLGDGTYYHSGILAVRQSVAAGVNITYKLLYNDAVAMTGGQAVDGPISPEAVTRQLHDEGVTPIYLVSDHPEAYSASMLAPGVIVRHRGEMDRVMRDIREAPGCSAIVYVQTCAAEKRRRRSRGLMEDPPVRLMINPAVCEGCGDCSTQSNCVSVEPLDTALGRKRKINQSTCNKDYSCLKGFCPSFVTVEGGRLRKAARSNPDMTGVPDPEIARIGERSYNIAIAGIGGTGILTISAILGMAAHLDGKSPMILDMAGLAQKGGAVMSHLRIGLHDQDVSSPRIITGGADLLIAADDVVAASKDAATLCDPHRTTGVVNTRLTPVADFVRKRDFDFRRRDVEGTVRAALREASYLLDFTTVAEKVAGNAMATNILMTGYAWQKGLIPLTRQSIEQAIALNGVAVDATLSAFGWGRLIAADPARAERLLHPGKPVPTLETMTTADLVAHRMKHLTAYQNAALANRYKALVDRVQAAETALGLDDKLTRAVAHVHAQLLAYKDEYEVARLFTDPAFKAGLAEQFEGKYSIAFNLAPPFLKGEDADGRPRKRRFGRWMLPAFGLLARLKGLRGTAFDPFGRTAERRMERQLIADYEAMVGQVLQGLAHENRDAAVALLSLYGEIRGYGPVKEEAAKRVKAREAGMRTAFETAGQEKAVA, from the coding sequence ATGCTGAAGCAGAGCTTTTCTCTCGAGGACAAGTATACGGCGGAGGAGGGAAGGATCTTCCTTTCCGGCATCCAGGCACTCGTGCGCCTGCCGATCGTTCAGATGCGGCGCGACCGCGCAGCAGGCCTGAACACCGCCGCATTCATCTCGGGTTATCGCGGATCGCCGCTCGGCGGCTACGACCAGCAGCTTGCCAAGGCCGGCAAGCATCTGGCCGCGCACGACATCGTGTTCCGCCCTGGTGTCAACGAGGATCTGGCCGCCACCGCCGTCTGGGGCACGCAGCAGCTGCACCTGTCGCCGGGCGCGCGTTACGACGGTGTCGCCGGCTACTGGTACGGCAAGGGGCCGGGCGTCGACCGCTGCGGCGACGTGCTGAAGCACGCCAATGCCGCCGGCACCTCGAAACATGGCGGCGTGCTCTGTTTTGCCGGCGACGACCATTCGGCAAAGTCGTCTTCGATTCCGCACCAGTCCGACCATGCCTTCATGTCGGCGCTGATCCCGGTGCTCTATCCCTCGTCCATCCACGAATTCGTCGAATACGGCCTGCTCGGCACGGCGATGTCGCGCTATTCCGGCTGCTGGGTCGGCATGAAATTCATCGCCGACACGGTCGAGACGACCGCCTCGGTGGACCTTGCCGGCGAGCGCCGGCAATTCGTCATTCCCGAGGACTTCGAACTGCCGCCGGGCGGCCTCAGCCTGCGCTGGCCCGATCCGCCGCTGCCGCAGGACGAGCGGCTGCAAACCTACAAGGGCTATGCCGCCATCGCCTTTGCCCGCGCCAACCGCGTGGACGAGGTGACGCATGACGTGCCGCGCGCCCGTTTCGGCATCATCGCCTCGGGCAAGGCCTATGAGGACGTGCTGCAGGCGCTGAAGGAACTGTCGCTCGGGCCGGCGGAAATGGCCGAGATCGGCATGCGCGTCTACAAGGTCCGCATGCCCTGGCCGCTGGAGCCGGAGGGCGTGCGCGAATTCTCGCAGGGGCTGGAAGAAGTGCTCGTCGTCGAGGAACGGCGCGAGATCATCGAGAACCAGATCAAGCAGCAGCTCTTCAACTGGCATCCGGGCGAGCGGCCGCGCATCATCGGCAAGTTCGACCATCAGGACCACCCGTTCCTGCCGCTCTCGCAGGCGCTGACGGTGGGCATGGTGGCGCGGGCCATCGCCTCGCGGCTCCTGCAGTTCGACTTCGACGCCGGGCTGAAGACGGTGATCTCCGACGAGCTTGCCTATCTCCTGGAGCGCGAGAAGATCCGCAAGACGCATACCGCGCCGGTCGAGCGCGTGCCCTATTTCTGCTCGGGCTGTCCGCACAACACCTCCACCAAGGTGCCCGAAGGCAGCCGCGCGGCGGCGGGCATCGGCTGTCACTACATGGTGCAGTGGATGGACCGTGACACGATGACCTTCACCCATATGGGCGCCGAGGGCGTTCCGTGGTCAGGCATCGCGCCCTTCACCGACGAAAAGCACATGTTCGTCAATCTGGGCGACGGCACCTATTATCATTCCGGCATCCTGGCCGTGCGCCAGTCGGTCGCCGCCGGCGTCAACATCACCTACAAGCTGCTCTACAACGACGCCGTGGCGATGACGGGCGGTCAGGCCGTCGACGGGCCGATCAGCCCCGAAGCGGTGACACGCCAGCTTCACGACGAGGGCGTCACACCGATCTACCTCGTCTCCGACCATCCGGAAGCCTATTCGGCCTCGATGCTCGCGCCCGGTGTCATTGTGCGCCACCGCGGCGAGATGGACCGGGTAATGCGGGATATCCGCGAGGCGCCCGGCTGCTCGGCCATCGTCTATGTGCAGACCTGCGCGGCGGAAAAGCGGCGCCGTCGTTCGCGCGGCCTGATGGAGGATCCGCCGGTTCGCCTGATGATCAATCCGGCGGTCTGCGAAGGTTGCGGCGACTGTTCCACCCAGTCGAACTGCGTGTCCGTCGAGCCGCTCGACACCGCGCTCGGTCGCAAGCGCAAGATCAACCAGTCGACCTGTAACAAGGACTATTCCTGCCTCAAGGGCTTCTGCCCGTCCTTCGTGACGGTGGAGGGCGGGCGGCTGCGCAAGGCGGCACGGTCCAACCCGGATATGACGGGCGTTCCCGACCCCGAGATCGCGCGCATCGGCGAGCGCTCCTACAACATCGCCATCGCCGGCATCGGCGGCACGGGTATCCTGACGATCAGCGCCATCCTCGGCATGGCCGCCCATCTCGACGGCAAGTCGCCGATGATCCTCGACATGGCCGGCCTTGCGCAGAAGGGCGGGGCCGTGATGAGCCACCTGCGCATCGGCCTGCACGACCAGGACGTCTCCTCGCCGCGCATCATCACCGGCGGGGCGGATCTCCTGATCGCCGCCGACGACGTGGTGGCCGCCTCCAAGGATGCGGCGACGCTCTGCGACCCGCACCGCACGACGGGCGTGGTCAACACCAGGCTGACGCCGGTCGCCGATTTCGTGCGCAAGCGCGATTTCGATTTCCGCCGCCGCGACGTGGAAGGCACGGTGCGCGCCGCGCTGCGCGAGGCTTCCTACCTGCTCGACTTCACGACGGTCGCGGAAAAGGTGGCGGGCAACGCCATGGCGACGAACATCCTGATGACGGGCTATGCCTGGCAGAAGGGGCTGATCCCGCTTACCCGTCAGTCCATCGAACAGGCGATCGCGCTCAACGGCGTCGCCGTCGACGCAACGCTCTCGGCCTTCGGCTGGGGCCGGCTGATCGCCGCCGATCCCGCCCGCGCCGAGCGCCTGCTGCATCCGGGCAAGCCGGTGCCGACGCTGGAAACCATGACGACGGCCGATCTCGTCGCTCACCGCATGAAGCACCTGACCGCCTATCAGAACGCCGCGCTCGCGAACCGCTACAAGGCGCTGGTGGACCGGGTGCAGGCGGCGGAGACGGCGCTGGGGCTGGACGACAAGCTGACGCGCGCCGTCGCCCATGTCCATGCCCAGCTCCTTGCCTACAAGGACGAATACGAGGTGGCGCGGCTTTTCACTGATCCGGCCTTCAAGGCGGGGCTCGCCGAGCAGTTCGAAGGCAAATACAGCATCGCCTTCAACCTCGCGCCGCCCTTCCTCAAGGGGGAGGATGCCGATGGTCGGCCACGCAAGCGCCGCTTCGGCCGCTGGATGCTGCCGGCCTTCGGGCTTCTTGCCCGCCTCAAGGGGCTGCGCGGCACGGCTTTCGATCCGTTCGGCCGCACGGCCGAGCGCCGCATGGAGCGCCAGCTCATCGCCGACTACGAAGCGATGGTCGGCCAGGTGTTGCAAGGCCTTGCCCATGAGAACCGTGACGCCGCCGTTGCGCTTCTTTCGCTTTACGGCGAGATTCGCGGCTACGGTCCCGTCAAGGAGGAGGCGGCCAAGCGCGTGAAGGCGCGCGAGGCCGGCATGCGCACGGCTTTCGAGACGGCAGGACAGGAAAAGGCGGTCGCTTGA
- a CDS encoding Lrp/AsnC family transcriptional regulator, translating to MAEGVLDETSRKILRLLQTEPELTVAEIGERVGLSHTPCWRRIKEMERLGIIRGRIVAVDPKLVGFEVSVFCFVRLKQHDEETLLAFERAVKDMPEVVQCYSMTGDHDYVLRVLTSSVRQYEEILKKALLKLPGVGFVNSSFALDELKNTHRVPL from the coding sequence ATGGCTGAGGGCGTTCTGGACGAGACCAGCCGCAAGATCCTGCGGCTTCTGCAAACCGAACCGGAGCTGACGGTGGCCGAGATCGGCGAGCGCGTCGGCCTCAGCCACACGCCCTGCTGGCGGCGCATCAAGGAAATGGAACGGCTCGGCATCATTCGCGGCCGCATCGTCGCGGTCGATCCCAAGCTCGTCGGCTTCGAGGTTTCGGTCTTCTGTTTCGTGCGGCTGAAGCAGCACGACGAGGAGACGCTGCTCGCCTTCGAGCGGGCGGTGAAGGACATGCCCGAGGTCGTGCAGTGTTACTCCATGACCGGCGATCACGACTACGTGCTGCGTGTCCTGACCAGCAGCGTGCGCCAGTACGAGGAGATCCTGAAGAAGGCGCTGCTGAAGCTGCCGGGCGTCGGCTTCGTCAATTCCAGCTTCGCGCTCGACGAACTAAAAAACACGCATCGCGTCCCGCTTTGA
- a CDS encoding MFS transporter: MTDATVLAPDDAVDARPAWGAVLAMTLGVFGLVGAEFLPASLLTPMAADLGISEGMAGQAVTATAAVALVTSLVITVVTGRLDRRLVLLGLSVLLILSNLMVAMASNLPMLLAGRVLLGTALGGFWTLSAATMMRLVPEAYVAKALSVMFLGVSAATVFAAPVGSYVGDIVGWRNVFLGAAVLGVLALVVQLAALPSLPPRGHSRFGTLVEVLARPGVGFAMLAILLVFTGHFAFFTYIRPFLETVTGLGVEGVSAVLLGFGIATFFGNSLGALLLERSMRLTLTLMPVVMGVLALSLSVFGGGLAGDAAMVALWGLAFGAVPVAWSTWITRAVPDEAETAGGLFVAAVNFAIATGAAAGGVMFDAIGVTSVFMASGVVLFLAALTIVSAVRTRPA, encoded by the coding sequence ATGACGGATGCAACAGTTTTGGCGCCAGACGATGCGGTGGACGCGCGTCCGGCCTGGGGGGCGGTCCTTGCGATGACGCTCGGCGTGTTCGGGCTGGTGGGGGCGGAATTCCTGCCGGCGAGCCTCCTGACGCCGATGGCGGCGGATCTCGGCATCAGCGAAGGCATGGCCGGGCAGGCGGTGACCGCGACGGCGGCGGTCGCGCTGGTGACGAGCCTTGTGATCACGGTGGTGACGGGGCGGCTCGACCGGCGGCTGGTGCTGCTCGGCCTTTCCGTTCTGTTGATCCTGTCCAATCTCATGGTCGCGATGGCCTCGAACCTGCCGATGCTTCTGGCCGGCCGCGTGCTGCTCGGCACGGCGCTCGGCGGCTTCTGGACGCTTTCCGCCGCGACCATGATGCGGCTGGTGCCGGAAGCCTATGTGGCGAAGGCGCTGTCGGTGATGTTCCTCGGCGTTTCGGCGGCGACGGTCTTTGCCGCGCCGGTCGGCAGCTATGTCGGCGATATCGTCGGCTGGCGGAACGTCTTCCTCGGCGCGGCCGTGCTGGGTGTGCTCGCCCTCGTCGTGCAGCTCGCCGCGCTCCCCTCGCTGCCGCCGCGCGGCCATTCGCGCTTCGGCACCTTGGTCGAGGTGCTGGCGCGGCCGGGGGTCGGCTTTGCGATGCTGGCGATCCTGCTCGTCTTCACCGGCCATTTCGCCTTCTTCACCTATATCCGTCCGTTCCTCGAAACGGTGACGGGCCTCGGCGTCGAGGGCGTATCGGCCGTGCTGCTCGGCTTCGGCATCGCCACCTTCTTCGGCAATTCGCTGGGTGCGCTGCTCTTGGAACGGTCGATGCGCCTGACGCTCACCCTCATGCCGGTCGTCATGGGCGTCCTGGCGCTCTCTCTGTCCGTCTTCGGTGGCGGCCTTGCCGGCGATGCGGCCATGGTCGCGCTCTGGGGCCTTGCCTTCGGGGCGGTGCCGGTCGCCTGGTCGACCTGGATCACGCGCGCCGTGCCGGATGAAGCCGAAACCGCCGGCGGCCTCTTCGTCGCGGCCGTCAACTTCGCCATCGCCACGGGCGCGGCGGCCGGCGGCGTGATGTTCGATGCCATCGGCGTGACCAGCGTCTTCATGGCGAGCGGCGTCGTGCTCTTCCTTGCCGCCCTCACCATCGTTTCGGCGGTGCGCACCCGCCCGGCATGA
- a CDS encoding AraC family transcriptional regulator, protein MFDPSSEPAKNTHDPVSELLMGMRLRGASYGRLQLSPPFGIRFAAGPDARFHFVARGKVLLRSAGETVRELGCGDAVLLPRGEAHEIATGPNVQMRDYESYAQKPLCAEVAAVEACLKTAGRENDTLIFTGRMEFELDTLHPLVGLMPQVMSVGALIGRQPELMPLLDAMEREMGEERVGSAGILARLADVIAASIVRGWVECGCGDATGWIEALRDPRLGRVIAALHREPGRAWTLSDMAREMGSSRSVFAKRFVEVTGVTPQRYVLALRMRLAEQWFRRDKLPIDTAARRLGFGSQAAFARAFKRIVGEPPGKTRKAMSKRAEIGTRGRKNGAAREI, encoded by the coding sequence ATGTTTGATCCATCGTCCGAACCCGCAAAAAACACGCACGACCCCGTCAGCGAACTCCTGATGGGCATGCGCCTGCGCGGCGCCAGCTACGGCCGGCTGCAGCTGAGTCCTCCCTTCGGCATCCGCTTTGCGGCGGGACCGGACGCGCGTTTCCACTTCGTCGCGCGCGGCAAGGTTCTCCTGCGCTCCGCAGGGGAGACGGTGCGCGAACTCGGCTGCGGCGATGCGGTGCTGCTGCCGCGCGGCGAGGCGCACGAGATCGCCACCGGTCCGAATGTCCAGATGCGCGATTACGAAAGCTATGCGCAGAAGCCGCTCTGCGCCGAGGTCGCGGCGGTGGAAGCCTGCCTGAAGACCGCGGGCCGCGAGAACGATACGCTGATCTTCACCGGCCGCATGGAATTCGAGCTCGACACGCTGCATCCGCTGGTCGGTCTCATGCCGCAGGTCATGTCCGTCGGCGCGCTGATCGGCCGCCAGCCGGAACTGATGCCGCTGCTCGACGCCATGGAGCGGGAAATGGGTGAGGAGCGCGTCGGCTCGGCCGGCATCCTGGCGCGCCTTGCCGACGTCATCGCCGCCTCCATCGTGCGCGGCTGGGTGGAGTGCGGCTGCGGCGATGCGACGGGCTGGATCGAGGCCCTGCGCGATCCGCGCCTCGGCCGTGTCATCGCCGCGCTTCATCGCGAACCCGGCCGCGCCTGGACGCTCTCCGACATGGCGCGCGAAATGGGCAGCTCCCGTTCCGTCTTCGCCAAGCGTTTCGTGGAGGTGACGGGCGTCACGCCGCAGCGCTACGTGCTGGCGCTGCGCATGCGCCTTGCCGAACAATGGTTCCGCCGCGACAAGCTGCCCATCGACACCGCCGCCCGCCGCCTCGGCTTCGGCTCCCAGGCCGCCTTCGCACGAGCCTTCAAACGCATCGTCGGCGAACCGCCGGGCAAGACGCGGAAGGCGATGTCAAAGCGGGCTGAGATTGGAACGCGGGGGAGGAAAAATGGTGCTGCTAGAGAGATTTGA
- the murA gene encoding UDP-N-acetylglucosamine 1-carboxyvinyltransferase, with protein MDRIRIVGGNELRGIIPISGAKNAALPLMIASLLTDDTLTLENVPHLADVEQLIRILGNHGADISVNGRRERQGEGYSRTVHFTSRNIVDTTAPYELVSKMRASFWVIGPLLAREGKARVSLPGGCAIGTRPVDLFIEALAALGAKIEIDGGYVEATAPEGGLIGARYTFPKVSVGATHVMMMAATLARGTTVIGNAAREPEVQDLAKCLNAMGAKISGAGTSTITIEGVDQLSGARHRVLPDRIETGTYAMAVAMTGGDVVLEGTDVALLDTALEAIRRSGAEITATESGIRVVRNGGGIKPVDVVTDPFPGFPTDLQAQFMGLMTKSNGISHITETIFENRFMHVQELARLGAKISLSGQTAKIEGVERLRGAPVMATDLRASVSLVIAGLAAEGETMVSRVYHLDRGFERLEEKLTQCGAIVERVSD; from the coding sequence ATGGATCGTATCAGGATTGTAGGCGGCAACGAGCTCCGGGGCATCATCCCGATCTCCGGCGCCAAGAATGCCGCGCTGCCGCTGATGATCGCGTCGTTGCTGACCGACGACACGCTGACGCTGGAAAACGTGCCGCATCTTGCCGACGTCGAGCAGCTCATCCGCATCCTCGGCAACCACGGCGCGGACATTTCCGTCAACGGTCGCCGCGAGCGCCAGGGCGAGGGTTATTCCCGCACGGTCCACTTCACTTCGCGCAACATCGTCGACACGACGGCGCCCTATGAGCTGGTCTCGAAGATGCGCGCCTCGTTCTGGGTCATCGGCCCGCTGCTCGCCCGCGAAGGCAAGGCCCGCGTTTCGCTGCCGGGCGGCTGCGCCATCGGCACGCGCCCGGTCGACCTCTTCATCGAGGCGCTGGCGGCGCTCGGCGCGAAGATCGAGATCGACGGCGGCTATGTCGAGGCGACGGCGCCCGAGGGCGGCCTGATCGGCGCGCGCTACACCTTCCCGAAGGTTTCCGTCGGCGCGACCCATGTGATGATGATGGCGGCGACCCTTGCCCGCGGCACGACCGTGATCGGCAATGCCGCCCGCGAGCCGGAAGTGCAGGACCTCGCCAAGTGCCTCAACGCCATGGGCGCCAAAATTTCGGGCGCCGGCACCTCCACCATCACCATCGAAGGCGTCGACCAGCTCTCGGGCGCGCGCCACCGCGTGCTGCCCGACCGCATCGAGACCGGCACCTATGCCATGGCCGTCGCCATGACCGGCGGCGACGTCGTGCTGGAAGGCACGGATGTGGCGCTGCTCGACACCGCCCTGGAGGCGATCCGCCGTTCGGGAGCCGAGATCACCGCGACGGAAAGCGGCATCCGCGTCGTGCGCAACGGCGGCGGCATCAAGCCGGTCGACGTCGTCACCGACCCCTTCCCGGGCTTTCCGACCGACCTTCAGGCGCAGTTCATGGGCCTGATGACCAAGTCGAACGGCATTTCCCACATCACCGAGACGATCTTCGAGAACCGCTTCATGCATGTGCAGGAGCTTGCCCGTCTCGGCGCGAAGATCTCGCTCTCCGGCCAGACGGCCAAGATCGAGGGCGTCGAGCGGCTGCGCGGCGCGCCCGTCATGGCGACGGACCTGCGCGCCTCCGTTTCGCTCGTCATCGCCGGCCTTGCCGCCGAGGGCGAGACCATGGTCTCGCGCGTCTACCATCTCGACCGCGGCTTCGAGCGGCTGGAAGAGAAGCTGACCCAGTGCGGCGCCATCGTCGAGCGCGTCAGCGACTGA
- a CDS encoding DUF2948 family protein: MDSLKLLALDAEDLAVVSAHLQDAVFKTDGLAYDARHNVFSLAVNRFVWEKTGGRGKNFERRRAAVAFKRVEAVRSLGIDRKDKDAVFSLLAVNYSQKGEGPEGTVELVLSGNASIALDVECIEVQLADTGGAWETSLKPRHPAV, from the coding sequence ATGGACAGCCTGAAACTGCTCGCCCTCGACGCCGAAGATCTCGCCGTCGTCTCGGCCCACCTGCAGGACGCGGTCTTCAAGACCGACGGCCTTGCCTATGACGCCCGCCACAACGTCTTTTCGCTCGCCGTCAACCGCTTCGTCTGGGAAAAGACCGGCGGGCGCGGCAAGAACTTCGAGCGCCGCCGCGCCGCCGTCGCCTTCAAGCGCGTGGAGGCCGTGCGCTCGCTCGGCATCGACCGCAAGGACAAGGATGCGGTCTTCTCGCTGCTCGCCGTGAACTACAGCCAGAAGGGCGAAGGTCCGGAGGGAACGGTGGAACTCGTGCTTTCCGGCAATGCCTCCATCGCACTCGATGTGGAATGCATCGAAGTTCAGCTTGCAGATACTGGCGGAGCATGGGAAACCAGCTTGAAACCCCGCCATCCAGCGGTTTGA